One genomic segment of Ehrlichia chaffeensis str. Arkansas includes these proteins:
- a CDS encoding TldD/PmbA family protein, with product MEDKLEILNVAEDAVKKIKSMGYIGDVVIYQNNRLSLSQRLHKIDEVIQSKNCKMGIRVIVNNNQFACVSSNELSNVSESIDQAVAMAKLSTGDPYISLYNDFINKEHLLTSNDLMILDKTNITVDQCKKIVEDMENAALSYDNQVVNSEGSSFSHGITDVVLATTNGFIGSYSKSNFVSSISVIAGTDDKMEVGYDFSSVCNLSRMKDPVKIGKEAALRAVKRLNPGKLQTCKVPIVIENRVAGTLLKNFASAIRGDNIANEASFLNNYINKKIFSDDIFIVDDPLMLSGLSSRPFDGEGVVGNKKLVVENGILKSWILDIRSANKLKLKTTGNAVRHSNASVSPGVSNFYIQNGILSVQELISDIKSGLYITDLFGFGVNLITGDYSQGASGFFIENGKISYPVNEITIASKLQYMFSEMSIANDLVFFSSVNSPTIRIDGITIAG from the coding sequence ATGGAGGATAAATTGGAGATTTTAAATGTAGCTGAAGATGCTGTAAAAAAGATAAAAAGTATGGGTTACATTGGTGATGTAGTAATTTATCAGAATAATAGGTTATCTTTATCGCAACGTCTCCATAAGATTGATGAAGTTATTCAATCTAAAAACTGTAAAATGGGAATAAGAGTTATTGTGAATAATAATCAATTTGCATGTGTTTCTTCTAATGAACTTTCTAATGTATCAGAATCTATAGATCAAGCTGTTGCTATGGCAAAATTATCTACAGGAGATCCATATATTTCTTTATATAATGATTTTATTAATAAAGAACATTTGTTAACTAGTAATGACCTAATGATATTAGATAAGACTAATATTACAGTTGATCAATGTAAAAAAATTGTTGAAGATATGGAAAATGCTGCGTTATCTTATGATAATCAAGTTGTCAATTCAGAAGGATCTTCATTTTCTCATGGTATAACAGATGTTGTTTTAGCAACTACAAATGGTTTTATAGGTTCTTATAGTAAATCTAATTTTGTAAGTAGTATTTCTGTTATTGCTGGTACAGATGATAAAATGGAAGTAGGATATGATTTTTCTTCCGTATGCAACTTAAGTCGTATGAAAGATCCTGTAAAAATAGGTAAGGAAGCTGCATTAAGAGCAGTTAAGAGATTAAACCCTGGAAAATTACAGACCTGTAAAGTACCAATCGTGATTGAGAATAGGGTAGCTGGTACATTGTTAAAAAACTTTGCCAGTGCTATAAGGGGGGATAATATAGCTAATGAAGCTTCATTTTTAAATAATTATATTAATAAAAAGATTTTTTCAGATGACATTTTTATAGTAGATGATCCATTAATGTTATCTGGCCTATCTTCAAGGCCTTTTGATGGAGAAGGAGTTGTTGGTAATAAAAAGTTAGTAGTAGAAAATGGTATATTAAAAAGTTGGATTTTAGATATACGTTCAGCTAATAAGTTGAAACTGAAAACTACTGGAAATGCTGTAAGGCATTCTAATGCATCAGTAAGTCCTGGTGTTAGCAATTTTTATATACAGAATGGAATTTTGTCTGTTCAAGAGTTAATCTCAGATATAAAAAGTGGGCTTTATATTACTGATCTTTTTGGTTTTGGAGTAAATTTAATTACTGGTGATTATAGTCAAGGTGCATCAGGATTTTTTATAGAGAATGGTAAAATATCTTATCCAGTAAATGAAATCACCATTGCTAGTAAGTTACAATATATGTTTTCTGAAATGTCCATTGCAAATGATTTGGTATTTTTTAGTTCAGTCAATTCTCCTACAATAAGAATAGATGGCATTACAATTGCTGGATAA
- the folE gene encoding GTP cyclohydrolase I, with amino-acid sequence MRNGKPSDSEAEEAVNLLIRWIGDDPNREGLVNTAKRVLDVYKRFFSGYQVDIYSMQDLVLLNENYNDMVIFKNTEFTSYCEHHIVPMRGKISIGYVPDKLVFGVGKIVKLINCFTKRLQLQEKLTVEIANALDHCLAPKGIIVAVEAVHDCIVCCEEEDKHNLELQTTCAIGVFQDNMELRREFFSSIG; translated from the coding sequence ATGAGAAATGGCAAACCTTCTGATAGTGAAGCCGAAGAAGCTGTTAATTTACTAATAAGATGGATAGGTGATGATCCAAATAGAGAAGGTCTTGTTAATACTGCTAAACGTGTATTGGATGTCTATAAAAGATTTTTTTCAGGATATCAAGTAGATATATATTCTATGCAAGATTTAGTTTTACTTAATGAGAATTATAATGATATGGTGATTTTTAAAAATACTGAATTTACATCGTATTGTGAGCATCATATTGTTCCAATGAGAGGTAAAATTAGTATTGGGTATGTTCCTGATAAGTTAGTATTTGGAGTAGGTAAAATTGTAAAATTAATTAACTGTTTTACAAAAAGATTGCAACTTCAAGAGAAATTAACTGTAGAAATAGCAAACGCCTTAGATCATTGTTTAGCTCCGAAAGGGATAATTGTTGCTGTTGAAGCAGTACATGATTGTATTGTATGCTGTGAAGAGGAAGACAAGCATAATTTGGAATTACAAACGACTTGTGCAATTGGAGTTTTTCAAGATAACATGGAATTAAGAAGAGAATTTTTTTCTAGTATTGGTTGA
- the atpG gene encoding ATP synthase F1 subunit gamma, with protein sequence MANLKALLLRIKSVKSIQKTTKVMQMISAAKLHRVQQKLENAKKHLLELSSIVDYVPSDGVHNCASIAKKERVLLVVMSSDRGLCGNFNNLIVKFTKSYVEKLESSNKEVKLIFFGKKAYDMMYSQYSDKILNVFSNTKSITDFLYFKLFVYNSGIDFDQFDNVMILFNKFYTTILQKPDAQQLIPCNLGIPMLLKEVYQYEPTYVDVLSTISLGYVLNLMYIAFLENSASEHCSRMVAMESANRNTKDMLNRLALEYNRSRQASITTDLIEIISGFESLN encoded by the coding sequence ATGGCCAATCTTAAAGCTTTATTATTGAGAATAAAAAGTGTTAAGTCTATACAAAAGACTACTAAGGTTATGCAGATGATATCTGCTGCTAAGCTGCATCGCGTTCAGCAAAAATTGGAGAATGCTAAAAAACACTTATTAGAGCTTAGTAGTATTGTAGATTATGTTCCTTCGGATGGGGTGCATAATTGTGCTTCTATAGCTAAAAAAGAAAGAGTTTTATTGGTTGTAATGTCTTCTGATAGAGGGTTATGTGGTAATTTTAATAATTTGATAGTTAAGTTTACTAAATCTTATGTTGAAAAGTTAGAAAGTAGTAATAAGGAAGTAAAATTAATATTTTTTGGCAAAAAGGCATATGATATGATGTATAGTCAATATTCAGATAAGATATTGAATGTATTTTCTAATACTAAGTCTATTACAGATTTTTTGTATTTTAAGCTTTTTGTATATAATAGTGGTATTGATTTTGATCAGTTTGATAATGTCATGATACTATTTAATAAATTTTACACGACTATATTACAAAAACCTGATGCTCAACAATTAATTCCTTGTAATCTTGGAATTCCTATGTTGTTGAAAGAAGTATATCAATATGAACCAACGTATGTTGATGTTTTATCTACTATAAGTTTGGGTTATGTACTAAATTTAATGTATATTGCGTTTTTGGAGAATTCTGCTAGTGAACATTGTTCTCGTATGGTTGCTATGGAATCTGCGAATCGTAATACTAAAGATATGTTAAATAGGTTGGCATTAGAATATAATCGTTCTAGGCAGGCTTCTATAACTACTGACTTAATAGAGATAATTAGTGGTTTTGAATCGTTGAATTAA